The Lycium barbarum isolate Lr01 chromosome 4, ASM1917538v2, whole genome shotgun sequence nucleotide sequence AACTCAAGAATTAGCTCTTAGAAACATTAAAACAAACACCTTATatctaatacatgaatataccCTATCTaaattgtttttttaaaacaCAAAAGTTATAATTCATTTCTAATAAAAGCCATAACTTATAGAAGTCCATAAAAACATTATAATTCACACCAAGAAACAAATGGGCAATACCATCAACATTAAATTTGTATAGAAATAGATAAGGTAGTACAAacccaaaccaaaaaaaaaaaaaaaaagaccttttatagggataatttcaataatatacaatccaaCATAAAATCTTATATCCACAtagccatatttttaatttacatccgcATAGCCAATTGTTTTTTGGGGAACAGCGTTTAAACACacgatatacaatattatacacttaCGGTAGACAATGTATCAACCTCGTATAAAAATAAAAGGGTCATTTTGGGTAAAATTAGAAATATGGGCCATTTGGGGTAAATATTTTCTGGAAATAGACAGAGTGTTATTTGAAAGGAAAAGACAAAATTTAGAAGGATGAGTTAACGGAGTTGTAGAAAGCGATATTTACAGTAGCATCAATCAATACCAATTTGTAGTTTTCAATATTATTATCAATTGTTTGAATAATTTTGAGGAAAAAGTTGAAATCTTTACCTTTTTTAGCACCTGAAATTTGGTCAAATTGCGAAAAGGAGTGAAGTACCCTTCCCTTTCGAGCTCTGTTTTACAAATTGGCACTGATTTTCTCCTGTCTTTTATTATGCAAGAATTTAGTTTTGCAGCTATGTATTGTACTCACTATATTACTCACTCAGTCTTAAtttaatttaagtgttttattttctttttttaatatattcAGGAAGAATAactctttttatttttagaaaatctACGtgacaagtttataatcacaagatttaaaTGACATTTTAGTTTATTATAAACATTTTTAATTTAGGACTATAAGATTTAAAagtatttctttatttcttaaactccgtgtctagtcaaactaatacacttaaattgagacagagggagtattatatatTAGTGAAATATGTAGATAGatgttttttttatgtatatatataagtggtTTAAGGTTTAAAATGGAATATAGTCTTAGGCAGTAGTGGAGCTATCTTTCTCCAAGGGTTATCTGTAGGAAAATATTCTTAATGTTATACTCCTTCAGGTTTAGATAAATGTCTACTTAGCCTTTAACATACCTCTTAAGAAAATGTTaatttctataaaaaaaaattgactaaaCTGCCCTTAATTAATAAGATTTGATTAGCTATAACCTTGAGTAAACAAGgataaattttgaaaaaataaagttaattccttcttgattatataagtatacacttattttgaaccaaataAAAATGTTGGCTCCGACGATGTTCTTGggttatggaataaatgtagttCAAAGCAAATCACCCAATTTTTTTCTGTTTTTATATAGTACTAAGATTTATTGAACCCCCGTTTATAAAGACTATAGACATTATGTTAATGCAGTGCAAATTGCATCACTGACAATTTCACAGCTACAGTTAGTCCAATTGGAATGTGGAGTGAAGAAAATGTCACAATGTTTGTCCTATTAATCAATGATTTTTGTCTTTGAGCAAAAGATGTGGTTCATCGGCTTGAAGATGAAATCAAAACATTGCATGATGTGTAGGTTAGAGCACGCCACAGATTCGGAACCTACAATGCTTAAAAACCTGATATTTAAATAAAAAGGGGTAGAAGGGTGAATCTATTATACACCGAATATTGAACTGTGCGCCACTGGCCCTCGAAAATTTCTCAATCATCAAGAAAGCAAAAAAGTGATAGTCATTACAAGGTTGCATAGTTCATGAGGGGAACAATTTCACTCTTGTTCAGCATGTATGTTGCAAAATCTTATACGATCCGACGCACTTCTGAAACACTATCAAAACTTACAAATATTTACTTCATTCAAAACTAATGTGTAAAGCAAACTTTGGACAACTGCAATGAATCTGAATCGTTCAATACTCGTATATGCCTTCAGCTAAGTCAGTGCGATGTAAAACTAACAGATGTAAAACTATCTTTGTGAACCCGACGTATCTAATCTGTACGAAGCAAATCTGTTTGCGGCTTGAATGTCCCGAGAACCAAATATGGCAGTATAACCATGCAAGCCATGAATAGAGTGAACTGCGAAACATAGAAGACAAGGCACCATAGTTTAATCAGATTTACGAAACTAGTAAGAcaataaatggaaaaaaaaaaaaaaaagtggtaatACTCTAAAATGCTGTGCTAAATATAGATGTTTCTTTCTGCCCTTTGTAGATTATTATCATTTGATTTTTTTAAATTCTTGACAGAGTAATCCCCAAGAGCCAGTGGCGCACAGTTTAAAACTCAGTCGGTAATGGGCCCgcccctctacccttctccacttaaatactagGCTTGGCAGGGTTAGAAACATGGATGTCTGCTTAACCCACACATCACACGATGTGctcttaccactagaccaaagCCCTAGGGGCACCATTGTCAATTGATAATtgattcttttacataattcattAGAAAAATGCAAGTTATATCAAGCTGCTCAATTGTATGTATATCCATCAAGTTGTTATAATGGGGTGAAAAAGAAACATAAATGGACAGCAATAGCTGAATGAAATAAGTCACATTTAGCTAAATCCAGGACTTACCACTAGAGGAAGGGTTAACAAGCTCCAAATAGGCCATAGAGCATAACAGAACCTGAAACAAACGACTTGTATTTCAACAACAGTCTCATTTGAATACTATATCTGTATGTTATTCTTTGAATGCACATGTAATTCATGCGGTCATAACGTCTCTTACAAGAGAAAAGATAGGATCCCCAGCATAGTGATGAAGGGAAGGGCAGCTGTGCTGGAAATCTCCCACTTCTCATAGGACTTCCGGACGCCCAAAGCCAACATACTTgtatatatgaaaaataaaacATTCAAACCAACACCAAACATCCCAATGTATAGTGGTATTCTGCAGCAGAAATGTGAAGAATCAGTGAAGGTACTTGAtatcaaaaaataaaaagctCCACATCATGGCCAAAATGGTGCAAGATATATTTACAACTGCACTTTGCTAAGTTTTAAAAGTACACTTACATGAAAAAACTCTGTGGAAATGGTGGGAAATACAGGGAATGTGTGTAAGTACAGACAAATATGAAATTTAGACATTTtggatatttttgtgtacatTGTTCTACAAAAGATCCTCAAATAGTTGCTCTTCATCAGATTAAAgatttaaattaaaaaaacaaCTTAACCCAGTAGGTTATAAACTACGTTTATGGTGCTAACATACAATCTTTCATTTCTTAACTCATCATGCTTTTAGCATAAGCTATCAAAGGGGATACGAAAATGAAATTTACACGGTCCAATAGCATCAATAGTTAAAGAAACTAATGAAGCATTTGGGTGAGCTCTATATATGAATGAATCCAAAAAGTTCCAACTACAAACATGCCATATTTTCCCTTGCATTCCTCCATTCCCTAAATatgctactccctccgtcccaatttatgtgatatagtttggcTGGGTATGGAGTtcaagaaaggaagacttttgaaacttgtggtccaaaacaagccacAGATATTTTTGTGGCTGTAAAtgatttcattaagggtaaaaggggaagttttaatttaaattatttctaatatAGAAATGTATCGCTCTTTTTGGgtactaaaaagaaaagtgtatcacataaattgggacagagggagtattttatTTCTTCGATCTAGAGTAAAACTAAAAAAAACTAAAAGTGAAGAGAAGAGAGCTTATTCATAGATTACCATGGTATATTTCAAATAACCTGCCATTGAGTGCATAGTATGTTTCCATCTCTGAAGAGGTTTCAGAGATTACATTCCTAGAATTCATGATTCAACTAAAGGAGAATTTTAGTACTTAACAAGAAGGTGGATTGTCAACTCAGTGGGAGTGTGAAATGGAGACAACATGAAGGACTCATATTAAGACAAAAGAAGATGTAGAACACATGAAAAGATGGCAAACAATTAATGTGTGCGTCTAGACAAGTTATTTAAAGCACTAGAATTTGCTTATCATTTTTCAC carries:
- the LOC132636740 gene encoding uncharacterized protein LOC132636740 → MSGGTPVGGGGYVRQRLSQGYGSSGDDLEDDACSRYVSQSYSIPRTRTWTEILENVLWIASAFFIVYYGDRHHNLIFLLWHDDRIRRIPLYIGMFGVGLNVLFFIYTSMLALGVRKSYEKWEISSTAALPFITMLGILSFLLFCYALWPIWSLLTLPLVFTLFMACMVILPYLVLGTFKPQTDLLRTD